A region from the Pelobates fuscus isolate aPelFus1 chromosome 1, aPelFus1.pri, whole genome shotgun sequence genome encodes:
- the GMEB1 gene encoding glucocorticoid modulatory element-binding protein 1, whose protein sequence is MANAEVTVPMGDVVVIPSDCAEGEDPEDAKTQVILQLQPIPHGIYGDVSDTNAAVVSLETHTLKMGDTLDGGTVELSEDIDIAYPITCGESKAILLWKKFVCPGINVKCVKFNDQLISPKHFVHLAGKSTLKDWKRAIRLEGVMLRKMMDSGQIDFYQHDTVCTNTCRSTKFDLLISSARAPVPGQSNVVQASTTGEGNLSTVAVSEETVEDGTIEWGSSLTATMQLNREDRSKKEGEEISEETLLFWKGISDVGLMDEVISKVQNEIEVLLSGVQQRMNDSPFQVADATVLSNIAHSFGFLDVVKRILEQKKNQTDQSEEQYYYTLTDLERQLEEQRKQEGSRSPLLQNVVLMPVNNPKPPKRPRLQRPASAGSLGTTSSQPHYTVLSPLTLAPVGQQFSLGGLRYTTVLGKAGAGDALAVLTTEMQESGSLAEMMSPVELVTMDAGLGQEGVGDEGQTIIQIDPAPDPEGGSKVMELGDGKVLGVGHSDGIHNVEIVVLEDD, encoded by the exons ATGGCAAATGCAGAAGTAACAGTCCCAATGGGGGACGTAGTGGTGATTCCCAGTGATTGTGCCGAGGGTGAGGATCCAGAAGATGCAAAAACTCAGGTCATCTTGCAGCTGCAGCCAATACCCCATGG GATTTATGGGGACGTATCGGATACCAATGCTGCTGTTGTTTCCttggaaacacacacactcaagatGGGAGACACGCTGG ATGGTGGTACAGTGGAGCTGAGTGAGGATATTGACATTGCATATCCAATTACTTGTGGGGAAAGCAAGGCCATCCTGCTGTGGAAGAAATTTGTCTGTCCAGGAATAAATGTCAAATGTGTTAAG TTTAATGATCAGCTGATCAGTCCCAAACACTTTGTTCATCTAGCTGGAAAATCTACCTTAAAGGACTGGAAACGAGCCATCCGCTTGGAGGGAGTCATGCTGAG GAAAATGATGGATTCAGGGCAGATTGATTTCTACCAGCATGATACAGTCTGCACAAATACATGCCGAAGTACCAAGTTTGACCTCCTGATTAGCAGTGCCCGTGCACCAGTACCGGGGCAGAGCAACGTTGTACAGGCTTCTACCACAGGAGAAG GTAACCTGTCTACAGTGGCTGTGTCAGAGGAAACCGTGGAAGATGGAACAATTGAGTGGGGCTCAAGTCTCACTGCCACAATGCAACTAAATAGAGAGGATAGAAGCAAAAAAGAAGGAGAAGAGATATCTG aGGAGACTTTGCTGTTTTGGAAAGGTATTTCTGATGTGGGCCTAATGGATGAAGTTATCAGCAAGGTTCAAAATGAAATAGAGGTTCTTTTAAGTGGTGTCCAACAACGAATGAATGATTCTCCATTCCAGGTGGCAG ATGCCACGGTGCTCAGTAACATTGCACACAGCTTTGGCTTTCTTGATGTTGTTAAGAGAATCCTGGAACAGAAAAAGAATCAGACAGACCAGAGTGAAGAACAGTATTATTACACACTGACAG ATCTGGAACGTCAGTTGGAAGAACAAAGGAAGCAGGAAGGAAGTAGGTCACCACTTCTTCAAAATGTAGTTTTGATGCCTGTGAACAACCCCAAACCACCCAAGAGACCTCGTCTGCAACGCCCAGCATCTGCTGGCTCCTTGGGGACCACATCTAGTCAACCACACTACACAGTTCTATCACCACTCACTTTAGCTCCCGTTGGACAACAATTCTCCTTGGGTGGACTGAGATACACCACTGTACTTGGCAAAGCTGGGGCAGGGGATGCCCTAGCAGTACTAACAACTGAGATGCAAGAATCAGGCAGCTTGGCTGAGATGATGAGCCCTGTAGAGTTGGTAACCATGGATGCAGGACTCGGACAGGAGGGAGTTGGTGATGAGGGGCAGACTATCATTCAGATAGACCCAGCACCAGATCCAGAAGGGGGGTCAAAGGTCATGGAACTTGGCGATGGAAAGGTGCTAGGAGTTGGTCATTCTGATGGAATACACAATGTAGAGATTGTGGTGCTAGAAGATGATTAG